Proteins found in one Candidatus Eremiobacteraceae bacterium genomic segment:
- a CDS encoding mannosyltransferase family protein gives MQHAARQPGIRATRTTAGPFSFIPTAARYAALVIAAAGASAGFFGWYVAASHARAATSDFALLVFLVAGALGALLVWALYSSVVGEWASVDTDVMLQADAVSYLPFLALWLYVLQVPGTVGSASFVLALVVLSSIALKVAALAYFVGTVRLVTGVFAATRVPLIIIASVAAIVIGQRAGHHWSPQHGLALDVWSRWDAQHYLDIAQFGYHGKDIAFFPLYPLLIHLVGKLLGDNLIAGLLISNVAFLVALAYLYALTKKEFGDDTTAFHAIFYIAIFPTAIFFSAVYTESLFLALTVASVYYARRGNFITSGLVGALAALTRVEGVLVALPLLYEVWRGWREGQSTALFRGLIGLALVPTGLLIYMGYLYALVGDPMAFQKIQVDWNRHLSFPWVSIFNTIRLIGAHPLASPSTVNHLIELVFTLAFLVLMIVSFRLLRPSYSWYFAASLLVPMSTSSLMSMPRFELVVFPAFMLMALWGRRPIVNSAIVSLFLPLLGLFTVLFADWYWLA, from the coding sequence GTGCAACACGCCGCTCGTCAGCCGGGAATCCGGGCCACGCGCACCACCGCTGGCCCCTTCTCTTTTATACCGACCGCCGCACGCTATGCCGCACTGGTCATCGCCGCCGCCGGCGCGAGCGCCGGATTCTTCGGCTGGTACGTCGCCGCATCGCACGCCCGCGCCGCGACCAGCGATTTCGCCCTGTTGGTCTTCCTGGTCGCCGGCGCGCTCGGCGCACTGCTGGTGTGGGCGCTGTATTCGAGCGTCGTCGGCGAGTGGGCGAGCGTCGACACCGACGTGATGCTGCAGGCGGATGCGGTCAGCTATCTGCCGTTCCTCGCGCTGTGGTTGTACGTGTTGCAAGTGCCGGGCACGGTCGGATCGGCGTCGTTCGTGCTGGCCCTTGTGGTGCTCTCCTCTATCGCGCTCAAAGTCGCGGCGCTCGCGTATTTCGTCGGTACCGTCAGGCTCGTCACCGGCGTCTTCGCGGCCACGCGCGTGCCCTTGATCATCATCGCCTCGGTGGCGGCGATCGTCATCGGCCAGCGCGCCGGCCACCACTGGTCGCCTCAGCATGGGCTCGCGCTCGACGTCTGGAGCCGCTGGGATGCGCAACACTATCTCGATATCGCGCAGTTCGGGTATCACGGCAAAGACATCGCGTTTTTCCCGCTCTATCCGCTGCTCATCCATCTGGTCGGCAAGCTGCTCGGCGATAACCTCATCGCCGGCCTGCTCATCTCCAACGTCGCGTTCCTGGTCGCGCTCGCCTATCTGTACGCGCTCACCAAAAAGGAGTTCGGCGACGATACCACCGCGTTCCACGCGATCTTCTATATCGCGATCTTCCCGACCGCCATCTTCTTCTCGGCGGTCTACACCGAGTCGCTCTTCTTGGCGCTCACCGTCGCGTCGGTCTACTATGCGCGCCGCGGCAACTTCATCACCAGCGGCCTCGTCGGCGCGCTCGCCGCGCTGACGCGCGTCGAGGGCGTGCTCGTCGCGCTGCCGCTGTTGTACGAGGTGTGGCGCGGCTGGCGCGAAGGACAAAGCACGGCGCTGTTCCGCGGCCTCATCGGCCTCGCGCTGGTGCCGACCGGCCTGCTGATATACATGGGATATCTGTACGCGTTGGTCGGCGATCCGATGGCGTTCCAGAAGATCCAGGTCGACTGGAACCGGCATCTGTCGTTTCCGTGGGTGAGCATCTTCAACACCATACGATTGATCGGCGCGCATCCGCTGGCGTCGCCTTCGACCGTCAACCACCTGATCGAGCTGGTCTTCACGCTTGCATTTCTCGTGCTGATGATCGTCTCGTTCCGGTTGCTGCGGCCCTCGTACTCGTGGTACTTCGCGGCCTCGCTGCTCGTGCCGATGTCGACCTCAAGCCTCATGAGCATGCCGCGCTTCGAGCTTGTGGTGTTTCCGGCGTTCATGCTGATGGCGCTGTGGGGGCGGCGGCCGATCGTCAACTCGGCCATCGTCTCGCTGTTCTTGCCGTTGCTCGGCTTGTTCACGGTGCTCTTCGCCGACTGGTACTGGCTCGCGTGA
- a CDS encoding CBM20 domain-containing protein → MSGAVFALAWSLIVTAPASPPTPSPTPIPNGVQATFVGLSEQQGATFVTFAVGQVRTSLPLAAGVIVRERAVGGTWKPTILSALRAGAPIVVFERGRMVTQIDTLYAQVATRFVLVKNGYGVAPSGAIYRLVGRASDEGAALPQGAYVLLRVAPGTNDAFDLVASSTPFADEASRLPKVTVTVDVLVPVNTPSTDVVYMSTDALSWTPNAIRMSPLPGNRWTVTLSLTQGTQIKYKYTRGSWQTDERDLAGNEIANRTLSVTAKGPAQTVDDSVARWADRQS, encoded by the coding sequence ATGTCCGGTGCGGTGTTTGCGCTCGCGTGGAGCCTGATCGTCACGGCCCCGGCGAGTCCGCCGACGCCTTCCCCGACGCCTATCCCGAACGGCGTCCAGGCGACCTTCGTGGGGCTCTCGGAGCAACAAGGAGCCACCTTCGTGACGTTTGCGGTCGGACAGGTGCGCACGTCCTTGCCGCTGGCCGCCGGCGTGATCGTGCGCGAGCGCGCCGTGGGCGGAACGTGGAAACCGACCATCCTGAGCGCGCTGCGCGCCGGCGCGCCCATCGTCGTGTTCGAGCGCGGCCGGATGGTGACGCAGATCGATACGCTGTACGCTCAGGTGGCGACGCGTTTCGTGTTGGTGAAGAACGGCTACGGCGTGGCGCCGTCGGGCGCGATCTACCGGTTGGTCGGGCGTGCGTCCGACGAGGGCGCGGCGCTGCCGCAGGGCGCGTACGTGCTGCTGCGCGTGGCGCCGGGGACGAACGACGCTTTCGACCTCGTGGCATCGAGCACGCCGTTCGCGGATGAGGCGTCGCGGCTGCCGAAGGTCACGGTCACGGTCGACGTGCTCGTGCCGGTGAACACGCCCTCGACGGACGTCGTCTACATGAGCACCGACGCGTTGAGCTGGACGCCCAACGCGATCCGCATGTCGCCGCTGCCGGGCAACCGCTGGACGGTGACGCTGTCGCTCACGCAAGGAACGCAGATCAAGTACAAGTACACGCGGGGATCGTGGCAGACCGACGAACGTGATCTGGCGGGCAACGAGATCGCCAACCGCACGCTCTCGGTCACCGCGAAGGGACCGGCGCAGACCGTCGACGACAGCGTCGCGCGCTGGGCCGATCGCCAGAGTTAG